A region of Streptomyces deccanensis DNA encodes the following proteins:
- the murD gene encoding UDP-N-acetylmuramoyl-L-alanine--D-glutamate ligase, with the protein MGSGQVTDWQGKHVTVAGLGVSGIPAAKVLHGLGAVVTVVNDGDDERARAQAADLEALGITVRLGDGATLPEGTELVVTAPGWKPDKPLFAAARAAGLEIWGDVELAWRLRDLDGRKPAPWLAVTGTNGKTTTVQMLASILTAAGLRTAAVGNIGVSLLDAVLGDEPYDVLAVELSSYQLHWAPSLRAHSAAVLNLAPDHLDWHGSMEAYAKDKGRVYEGNRIACVYNVADKATEDLVREADVEEGCRAVGFTLGTPGPSQLGVVEGILVDRAFVENRQKNAQELAEVADVNPPAPHNIANALAAAALARAYGVPAAAVRDGLRAFTPDAHRIAHVADVDGVAYIDDSKATNTHAAQASLAAYESIVWIAGGLAKGATFDELVAGAAGRLRGVVLIGADRALIREALARHAPEVPVVDLDRTDTGAMLAAVREARTLARTGDTVLLAPACASMDMFVNYNRRGDAFAEAVRELAATDG; encoded by the coding sequence ATGGGCAGCGGACAAGTGACCGACTGGCAGGGCAAGCACGTCACCGTCGCCGGGCTGGGCGTCTCCGGAATCCCGGCGGCCAAGGTCCTGCACGGCCTCGGCGCGGTCGTCACCGTCGTCAACGACGGCGACGACGAACGCGCCCGCGCGCAGGCCGCCGACCTGGAGGCGCTCGGCATCACCGTGCGCCTCGGCGACGGCGCGACCCTGCCGGAGGGCACCGAACTCGTCGTCACCGCCCCGGGCTGGAAGCCGGACAAGCCGCTGTTCGCGGCGGCCCGCGCGGCCGGCCTGGAGATCTGGGGCGACGTCGAACTCGCCTGGCGGCTGCGGGACCTGGACGGCAGGAAACCCGCCCCCTGGCTCGCCGTCACGGGGACCAACGGCAAGACCACGACCGTCCAGATGCTCGCCTCCATCCTGACGGCGGCGGGCCTGCGCACGGCCGCCGTCGGCAACATCGGGGTCTCGCTCCTGGACGCGGTCCTCGGCGACGAGCCCTACGACGTCCTCGCCGTCGAACTGTCCAGCTACCAGCTCCACTGGGCGCCCTCCCTGCGCGCCCACTCCGCCGCCGTCCTCAACCTCGCCCCCGACCACCTCGACTGGCACGGCTCCATGGAGGCGTACGCCAAGGACAAGGGCCGCGTCTACGAGGGCAACCGGATCGCCTGCGTCTACAACGTCGCCGACAAGGCCACCGAGGACCTGGTGCGCGAGGCCGACGTCGAGGAGGGCTGCCGGGCCGTCGGATTCACCCTCGGCACGCCCGGCCCGTCCCAACTCGGCGTGGTGGAGGGCATCCTGGTCGACCGCGCCTTCGTCGAGAACCGGCAGAAGAACGCCCAGGAACTCGCCGAGGTCGCGGACGTGAACCCGCCGGCCCCCCACAACATCGCCAACGCCCTCGCGGCGGCCGCCCTCGCCCGCGCCTACGGCGTCCCCGCCGCGGCCGTACGGGACGGGCTGCGGGCCTTCACCCCGGACGCGCACCGCATCGCGCACGTCGCCGACGTGGACGGCGTGGCGTACATCGACGACTCCAAGGCCACCAACACCCATGCGGCGCAGGCCTCGTTGGCCGCGTACGAGTCGATCGTGTGGATCGCGGGCGGACTCGCCAAGGGGGCCACCTTCGACGAACTCGTCGCCGGCGCCGCCGGGCGGCTGCGCGGGGTCGTGCTGATCGGCGCGGACCGCGCGCTGATCCGGGAAGCGCTCGCGCGACACGCGCCGGAAGTGCCGGTTGTCGACCTCGACCGGACCGACACTGGGGCGATGCTCGCCGCCGTCCGCGAGGCGCGGACGCTGGCACGGACGGGCGACACGGTGCTGCTGGCGCCGGCCTGTGCGTCGATGGACATGTTCGTCAACTACAACAGGCGTGGGGACGCGTTCGCGGAGGCAGTGCGCGAACTGGCCGCCACGGACGGCTGA
- the mraY gene encoding phospho-N-acetylmuramoyl-pentapeptide-transferase, translated as MMNQILFAGVIGLFLTLIGTPLLIKLLARKGYGQYIRDDGPREHASKRGTPTMGGIAFILATIVAYFLAKVISGQPPTFSGLLVLGLMGGMGLVGFLDDYIKIVKRRSLGLRAKAKMAGQLIVGIAFAVLALQFPDARDQTPASTKLSFVQDFGWSIGPVLFVIWALFMILAMSNGVNLTDGLDGLATGASVLVFGAYTFIGVWQFQESCANTQTLTNPSACYEVRDPLDLAIVASALMGACLGFLWWNTSPAKIFMGDTGSLALGGALAGLAICSRTELLLALLGGLFVLITMSVVIQVGSFKLTGKRVFRMAPLQHHFELKGWSEVLVVVRFWIIQGICVIVGLGLFYAGWAADK; from the coding sequence ATGATGAATCAGATCCTGTTCGCAGGAGTCATCGGTCTCTTCCTGACCCTGATCGGCACCCCGCTGCTGATCAAGCTGCTGGCCCGCAAGGGCTACGGCCAGTACATCCGTGACGACGGCCCGCGCGAGCACGCCAGCAAGCGCGGTACGCCGACCATGGGTGGTATCGCCTTCATCCTGGCGACGATCGTCGCGTACTTCCTGGCCAAGGTGATCTCGGGCCAGCCGCCGACCTTCTCCGGTCTGCTGGTGCTCGGCCTGATGGGCGGCATGGGCCTCGTCGGCTTCCTCGACGACTACATCAAGATCGTCAAGCGCCGTTCGCTCGGTCTGCGGGCCAAGGCGAAGATGGCCGGCCAGCTGATCGTCGGTATCGCCTTCGCGGTCCTCGCGCTGCAGTTCCCGGACGCGCGCGACCAGACGCCGGCCTCCACCAAGCTCTCCTTCGTGCAGGACTTCGGCTGGTCCATCGGCCCGGTGCTGTTCGTGATCTGGGCGCTGTTCATGATCCTCGCGATGTCGAACGGCGTGAACCTGACCGACGGCCTCGACGGCCTCGCCACCGGTGCCTCCGTGCTCGTCTTCGGCGCCTACACCTTCATCGGCGTCTGGCAGTTCCAGGAGTCCTGCGCCAACACGCAGACCCTGACCAACCCGTCCGCCTGTTACGAGGTACGGGATCCGCTCGACCTGGCGATCGTGGCCTCCGCGCTGATGGGCGCCTGCCTCGGCTTCCTGTGGTGGAACACCTCGCCGGCCAAGATCTTCATGGGCGACACCGGTTCGCTGGCCCTCGGCGGCGCGCTCGCGGGTCTCGCGATCTGCTCCCGCACCGAGCTGCTTCTCGCGCTCCTCGGCGGCCTGTTCGTCCTCATCACCATGTCGGTCGTCATCCAGGTCGGCTCGTTCAAGCTGACCGGCAAGCGGGTCTTCCGGATGGCACCGCTCCAGCACCACTTCGAGCTCAAGGGCTGGTCCGAGGTCCTGGTCGTGGTCCGCTTCTGGATCATCCAGGGCATCTGTGTGATCGTCGGACTGGGCCTCTTCTACGCGGGATGGGCAGCGGACAAGTGA
- a CDS encoding UDP-N-acetylmuramoyl-tripeptide--D-alanyl-D-alanine ligase: protein MIALSLAEIAEVVGGQTHDIPDPSALVTGPVVRDSREVGPGSLFVAFAGERVDGHDFAAAVVEAGAAAVLASRPVGVPAIVVTDVQAALGALARHVVRKLGTTLVALTGSAGKTSTKDLIAQVLRRKAPTVFTPGSLNNEIGLPLTALSATEETRFLVLEMGARGIGHIKYLTDLTPPKVGLVLNVGTAHIGEFGGREQIAQAKGELVEALPPASEGGAAILNADDPLVRAMASRTKAKVLLFGESGEADVRAENVTLNEAGQPVFRLHTPSGASDVTMRLYGEHHVSNALAAAAVAHELGMSADEIATALSEAGSLSRWRMEVTERPDGVTVVNDAYNANPESMRAALRALAAMGKGRRTWAVLGKMAELGDESLAEHDAVGRLAVRLNVGKLVAVGGREASWLQLGAYNEGSWGEESVHVSDAQAAVDLLRSQLRPGDVVLVKASRSVGLESVAQALLDGGNEGEVAAR from the coding sequence GTGATCGCCCTCTCTCTCGCCGAGATCGCAGAAGTCGTCGGCGGGCAGACGCACGACATACCGGATCCGTCGGCGCTGGTCACCGGACCGGTCGTCCGGGACTCCCGCGAGGTGGGGCCCGGCAGCCTCTTCGTCGCCTTCGCGGGCGAGCGCGTGGACGGCCACGACTTCGCGGCCGCCGTCGTCGAGGCGGGCGCGGCCGCGGTGCTGGCGTCCCGTCCCGTCGGTGTGCCCGCGATCGTCGTGACCGATGTGCAGGCGGCGCTCGGCGCCCTCGCCCGGCACGTCGTGCGCAAGCTCGGCACGACCCTCGTGGCCCTCACCGGCTCGGCCGGCAAGACCAGCACCAAGGACCTGATCGCCCAGGTGCTCCGGCGCAAGGCGCCGACGGTGTTCACGCCCGGCTCCCTCAACAACGAGATCGGACTGCCCCTCACCGCGCTCAGCGCCACCGAGGAGACGCGTTTCCTGGTGCTGGAGATGGGCGCCCGGGGCATCGGCCACATCAAGTACCTCACCGACCTGACCCCGCCGAAGGTCGGCCTCGTGCTGAACGTCGGCACCGCCCACATCGGCGAGTTCGGCGGCCGCGAGCAGATCGCGCAGGCCAAGGGCGAACTGGTGGAGGCGCTTCCACCGGCGAGCGAGGGCGGCGCCGCCATCCTCAACGCCGACGATCCGCTCGTCCGGGCCATGGCCTCGCGCACGAAGGCGAAGGTCCTCCTCTTCGGCGAGTCCGGCGAAGCGGACGTACGTGCCGAGAACGTGACGCTCAACGAGGCCGGACAGCCCGTGTTCCGGCTTCACACACCCTCCGGTGCAAGCGATGTGACCATGCGCCTGTACGGTGAGCACCACGTGTCGAACGCGCTCGCCGCGGCCGCCGTCGCCCATGAGCTGGGCATGTCCGCAGACGAGATCGCCACCGCGCTCTCCGAGGCGGGCTCCCTCTCCCGCTGGCGCATGGAGGTCACCGAGCGCCCGGACGGCGTGACGGTCGTCAACGACGCCTACAACGCGAACCCCGAGTCCATGCGGGCCGCTCTGCGCGCGCTCGCGGCCATGGGCAAGGGGCGGCGGACCTGGGCGGTGCTCGGCAAGATGGCCGAGCTCGGGGACGAATCGCTCGCCGAGCACGACGCGGTCGGACGGCTCGCCGTCCGGCTCAATGTCGGCAAGCTCGTCGCGGTCGGGGGCAGGGAGGCCTCCTGGCTGCAACTGGGCGCATACAACGAGGGTTCGTGGGGTGAGGAGTCGGTGCACGTGTCCGACGCACAGGCGGCGGTCGACCTGTTGCGCAGTCAGTTGCGCCCGGGAGACGTCGTACTCGTGAAGGCGTCCCGGTCGGTCGGGCTCGAGAGTGTGGCGCAGGCGCTGCTCGACGGCGGCAACGAGGGTGAGGTTGCCGCGCGATGA
- a CDS encoding UDP-N-acetylmuramoyl-L-alanyl-D-glutamate--2,6-diaminopimelate ligase translates to MTMITPDPGNHTPEPRSHKPSLRSRGGAPGTLTAVPHADQSQTTQKDVPVTYPGPPRPAHVSATPLAELAGQLGIEQPTSADAVQVTGITHDSRAVRPGDLYAALPGARLHGADFVDQAVGLGAVAVLTDPSGAERAAAAGLPALVVENPRARMGELAATLYGRPGADLLQIGITGTSGKTTTAYLVEGGLKTVRSTGLIGTVETRIGDERIKSERTTPEATDLQALFAVMRERGVDSVVMEVSSHALVLGRVDGCVFDVAVFNNLSPEHMEFHSDMEDYFQAKARLFTPERSRLGVVNLDDEYGRRLVDEATVPVVTFSAEGHPDADWRAEDVRVGPLDSTFTVVGPKGERIAARSPLPGAFNVANTLAAVAALAVAGIDPQTAADGIGAVPGVPGRLERVDAGQPYLAVVDYAHKTDAVESVLKALRKVTEGRLHVVLGCGGDRDTTKRGPMGAAMARLSDTAVLTSDNPRSEDPLAILATMLQGAASVPAHERGEVLLFEDRAAAIAAAVARAQPGDTVLVAGKGHEQGQDIAGVVRPFDDRQVLREAIQQTQG, encoded by the coding sequence GTGACCATGATCACTCCCGACCCCGGGAACCACACCCCCGAGCCCCGCTCGCACAAACCCTCGCTTCGCTCCCGTGGGGGTGCGCCCGGTACGCTCACCGCCGTGCCACACGCTGATCAGTCCCAAACCACCCAGAAGGACGTTCCCGTGACATATCCGGGACCGCCCAGGCCGGCCCACGTCTCCGCCACACCCCTCGCGGAACTCGCCGGTCAGCTGGGTATCGAGCAGCCGACGAGCGCGGACGCCGTCCAGGTCACGGGCATCACCCACGACTCGCGCGCCGTCCGCCCCGGCGACCTGTACGCCGCCCTGCCCGGTGCCCGTCTGCACGGAGCCGACTTCGTGGACCAGGCGGTCGGCCTCGGTGCCGTCGCCGTCCTCACCGACCCCAGCGGCGCCGAGCGCGCCGCCGCGGCCGGGCTCCCCGCCCTCGTCGTGGAGAACCCCCGCGCGCGGATGGGCGAGCTGGCGGCCACCCTCTACGGACGGCCGGGCGCCGACCTGCTCCAGATCGGCATCACCGGCACCTCGGGCAAGACCACCACCGCGTACCTCGTGGAGGGCGGACTGAAGACCGTCCGCTCCACCGGACTCATCGGCACCGTCGAGACGCGCATCGGCGACGAGCGCATCAAGTCCGAGCGGACCACCCCCGAGGCCACCGACCTCCAGGCCCTCTTCGCCGTCATGCGCGAACGCGGGGTGGACTCGGTCGTCATGGAGGTCTCCAGCCACGCCCTGGTGCTCGGCCGGGTCGACGGCTGCGTCTTCGACGTGGCGGTCTTCAACAACCTCAGCCCGGAGCACATGGAGTTCCACTCCGACATGGAGGACTACTTCCAGGCGAAGGCGCGGCTCTTCACCCCGGAGCGCAGCAGGCTCGGCGTCGTCAACCTCGACGACGAGTACGGCCGCCGGCTGGTCGACGAGGCCACCGTCCCGGTCGTCACCTTCTCCGCCGAGGGACACCCCGACGCCGACTGGCGCGCCGAGGACGTCCGGGTCGGGCCGTTGGACTCGACGTTCACCGTGGTCGGACCCAAGGGCGAGCGGATCGCCGCCAGGTCGCCGCTGCCGGGCGCCTTCAACGTCGCCAACACCCTGGCGGCCGTCGCCGCGCTGGCCGTCGCGGGGATCGACCCGCAGACCGCCGCCGACGGCATCGGCGCCGTACCGGGCGTGCCGGGCCGGCTGGAGCGGGTGGACGCCGGGCAGCCGTACCTCGCGGTCGTCGACTACGCCCACAAGACGGACGCCGTCGAATCGGTCCTCAAGGCGCTGCGCAAGGTCACCGAGGGCCGCCTGCACGTCGTGCTCGGCTGCGGCGGCGACCGGGACACCACCAAACGCGGACCGATGGGCGCCGCGATGGCCCGGCTCTCCGACACCGCCGTACTGACCTCCGACAACCCCCGCTCCGAGGACCCCCTCGCGATCCTCGCGACCATGCTCCAAGGCGCGGCGTCCGTGCCGGCCCACGAGCGCGGCGAGGTCCTCCTCTTCGAGGACCGGGCCGCCGCGATCGCCGCGGCGGTGGCGCGCGCCCAGCCGGGCGACACCGTGCTGGTCGCGGGCAAGGGCCACGAGCAGGGCCAGGACATCGCCGGCGTGGTCCGTCCCTTCGACGACCGCCAGGTGCTCCGCGAAGCTATCCAGCAGACCCAGGGATGA
- a CDS encoding peptidoglycan D,D-transpeptidase FtsI family protein has translation MVSLALTLVMIAFVVRLLQVQAVDASEYAAKADQNRYVGRVLAAERGGITDRNGVALAISTDANDITADPTMFTREQLRIDDGPEQAAALLAPILGADQETLAEKLRTKNTRYVLLARRQTPQVWNQISDLKTALVKRAADEKGTVNVLAGVFQEPSSKRVYPNGDLAAGILGWVNAEGKGGGGIEQQWNSRLSGKDGKIRYAQSGGRLVPTAGSTETPAVAGSDVELTIDRDIQWAAQNAITEQVKKSQADRGYVIVQDTRTGEILAMANSPGFDPNDLTKANPDALGNAALQDAYEPGSTAKVMSMAAVLEENVATPETHVTVPNRLHRGDRLFKDDIDHPTWYLTLNGVLAKSSNIGTILATGELGRNQAESNKILHSYLRKFGIGSYTGLGFPGETRGILAAPGDWSTSQQYTIPFGQGVSINAMQAASVFSTIANGGVRVEPTLVRGTKGPDGRFTPAPKPGKTRVVSEKTAKTLARMLESVVDDEEGTGTKARIPGYRVAGKTGTANRVDPATGRYRGYTSSFAGFAPADQPRITVYCAIQNATKGNYFGGQICGPIYKEVMEFALKTLQVPPTGAKPANLPVTFAP, from the coding sequence ATGGTGAGCCTCGCGCTGACCCTGGTGATGATCGCCTTCGTCGTACGGCTGCTCCAGGTGCAGGCCGTCGACGCGAGCGAGTACGCGGCCAAGGCCGACCAGAACCGTTACGTCGGCCGGGTGCTGGCCGCCGAACGCGGCGGGATCACCGACCGCAACGGCGTCGCCCTGGCGATCAGCACCGACGCCAACGACATCACGGCCGACCCGACGATGTTCACGCGCGAGCAGCTGAGGATCGACGACGGACCCGAGCAGGCGGCCGCGCTCCTCGCGCCGATCCTCGGCGCGGACCAGGAGACGCTCGCCGAGAAGCTCCGCACGAAGAACACGCGCTACGTCCTGCTCGCCCGCCGCCAGACCCCCCAGGTCTGGAACCAGATCAGCGATCTGAAGACCGCGCTCGTCAAGCGGGCCGCGGACGAGAAGGGCACGGTCAACGTCCTGGCCGGCGTCTTCCAGGAGCCCAGCAGCAAGCGCGTGTACCCCAACGGCGACCTCGCCGCCGGGATACTGGGCTGGGTCAACGCCGAGGGCAAGGGCGGCGGCGGCATCGAACAGCAGTGGAACAGCCGCCTGTCGGGCAAGGACGGCAAGATCCGCTACGCCCAGTCGGGCGGCCGGCTGGTGCCCACCGCGGGCTCCACCGAGACCCCCGCCGTGGCCGGCTCCGACGTCGAGCTGACCATCGACCGCGACATCCAGTGGGCCGCGCAGAACGCCATCACCGAGCAGGTGAAGAAGTCCCAGGCGGACCGCGGTTACGTGATAGTGCAGGACACCCGCACCGGCGAGATCCTCGCCATGGCCAACTCACCCGGCTTCGACCCCAACGACCTCACCAAGGCGAACCCGGACGCGCTCGGCAACGCGGCCCTCCAGGACGCCTACGAGCCCGGCTCGACCGCCAAGGTGATGTCGATGGCCGCCGTGCTGGAGGAGAACGTCGCCACCCCGGAGACCCACGTCACCGTCCCCAACCGGCTGCACCGGGGCGACCGGCTCTTCAAGGACGACATCGACCACCCGACCTGGTACCTGACGCTCAACGGCGTCCTCGCCAAGTCCAGCAACATCGGCACGATCCTCGCCACCGGCGAACTCGGCCGCAACCAGGCGGAGTCCAACAAGATCCTCCACTCCTACCTGCGCAAGTTCGGCATCGGCAGCTACACCGGCCTCGGCTTCCCGGGCGAGACCAGGGGCATCCTCGCCGCGCCCGGCGACTGGTCGACCTCGCAGCAGTACACGATCCCTTTCGGCCAGGGCGTGTCGATCAACGCCATGCAGGCGGCCTCCGTCTTCTCGACGATCGCCAACGGCGGCGTACGCGTCGAACCGACCCTCGTACGGGGCACCAAGGGACCGGACGGCCGCTTCACCCCCGCCCCCAAGCCCGGCAAGACCCGGGTCGTGAGCGAGAAGACGGCGAAGACCCTCGCCCGGATGCTGGAGTCCGTCGTGGACGACGAGGAGGGCACGGGCACCAAGGCGCGCATCCCCGGCTACCGGGTCGCGGGCAAGACGGGTACGGCCAACCGTGTGGATCCGGCCACCGGCAGATACCGGGGCTACACCTCGTCGTTCGCCGGGTTCGCGCCCGCCGACCAGCCCCGGATCACCGTCTACTGCGCGATCCAGAACGCCACCAAGGGCAACTACTTCGGCGGCCAGATCTGCGGACCCATCTACAAGGAGGTCATGGAGTTCGCACTGAAGACCCTCCAGGTGCCGCCCACCGGGGCCAAGCCCGCGAACCTGCCCGTCACCTTCGCTCCCTGA
- the rsmH gene encoding 16S rRNA (cytosine(1402)-N(4))-methyltransferase RsmH, whose translation MSNSRHVPVMLQRCLDMLAPALTAPGAVVVDCTLGLGGHSEALLTRFPEARLVALDRDKEALRLSGERLAPFGERATLVHAVYDELPDVLDRLGLPRVQGVLFDLGVSSMQLDEADRGFAYAQDAPLDMRMDQTTGISAAEVLNTYAPGELVRILRAYGEEKQAKRIVSAIVRERAKEPFTNSARLVELIRDSLPQAAKRTGGNPAKRTFQALRIEVNGELTVLERAIPAAVKALAVGGRIAVLSYHSLEDRLVKQVFAAGAATTAPPGLPVVPERYQPRLKLLTRGAELPTEEEVAENRRAAPARLRGAERVREDVE comes from the coding sequence TTGAGCAACAGCCGCCACGTCCCCGTCATGCTCCAGCGCTGTCTGGACATGCTGGCCCCGGCCCTCACGGCGCCCGGCGCGGTGGTGGTCGACTGCACGCTCGGCCTCGGCGGCCACAGCGAGGCGCTCCTCACCCGGTTCCCCGAGGCACGGCTCGTCGCCCTCGACCGGGACAAGGAGGCCCTGCGTCTCTCCGGCGAACGCCTCGCCCCCTTCGGCGAGCGCGCCACCCTCGTGCACGCCGTCTACGACGAACTCCCCGACGTGCTCGACCGCCTGGGCCTCCCGCGCGTCCAGGGCGTCCTGTTCGACCTCGGCGTCTCGTCCATGCAACTCGACGAGGCGGACCGGGGCTTCGCGTACGCCCAGGACGCCCCCCTCGACATGCGGATGGACCAGACGACCGGCATCAGCGCCGCCGAGGTCCTCAACACCTACGCCCCCGGCGAACTCGTCCGCATCCTCCGGGCGTACGGCGAGGAGAAGCAGGCCAAGCGGATCGTCTCCGCGATCGTGCGCGAGCGCGCCAAGGAGCCGTTCACCAACAGCGCCCGCCTCGTCGAACTGATCCGCGACTCCCTGCCGCAGGCCGCCAAGCGCACCGGCGGCAACCCCGCCAAGCGCACCTTCCAGGCCCTGCGCATCGAGGTCAACGGCGAACTCACCGTCCTGGAGCGGGCGATCCCCGCCGCCGTGAAGGCCCTCGCGGTCGGCGGCCGGATCGCCGTGCTGTCGTACCACTCGCTCGAGGACCGGCTGGTGAAGCAGGTGTTCGCGGCCGGAGCCGCCACCACCGCCCCGCCCGGACTGCCCGTCGTCCCCGAGCGCTATCAGCCGAGGCTCAAGCTCCTCACCCGTGGTGCCGAACTTCCCACCGAGGAAGAGGTCGCCGAGAACCGGCGCGCCGCCCCCGCACGTCTGCGCGGGGCGGAACGCGTGCGGGAGGACGTCGAATGA
- a CDS encoding beta-class carbonic anhydrase, whose protein sequence is MTTSAAVPTGPEGAISDGTVTDRLVEANQRYAAAFSDPGMDARPVLRVAVVACMDARLDLHDALGLELGDCHTIRNAGGVVTDDVIRSLTISQRKLGTRSIVLIHHTGCGLESLTEDFRTELEAEVGQRPAWAVESFRDVDQDVRQSMQRIRTNPFLLHSDDVRGFVFDVKTGLLREIDAVDAA, encoded by the coding sequence ATGACGACCTCCGCAGCAGTTCCCACCGGCCCCGAAGGCGCCATATCCGACGGCACCGTCACCGACCGCCTCGTCGAGGCGAACCAGCGCTATGCCGCCGCGTTCTCCGACCCCGGGATGGACGCCCGCCCCGTCCTGCGTGTCGCGGTCGTGGCCTGCATGGACGCACGCCTCGACCTGCACGACGCGCTCGGCCTGGAGCTGGGCGACTGTCACACCATCCGCAACGCGGGCGGCGTGGTCACCGACGACGTGATCCGCTCCCTCACCATCAGCCAGCGCAAGCTCGGCACCCGCAGCATCGTCCTCATCCACCACACCGGCTGCGGCCTGGAGTCCCTCACCGAGGACTTCCGCACCGAGCTGGAGGCCGAGGTCGGCCAGCGCCCGGCCTGGGCGGTGGAGTCCTTCCGGGACGTGGACCAGGACGTACGGCAGTCCATGCAACGGATCCGCACCAACCCGTTCCTGCTGCACTCCGACGACGTGCGCGGGTTCGTCTTCGATGTGAAGACCGGTCTGCTCCGGGAGATCGACGCGGTCGACGCGGCCTGA
- a CDS encoding AAA family ATPase — MTTYDDRASLTDLTSTVERVRSSVEGVIEGKPEVVRLSLTVLLAEGHLLIEDVPGVGKTMLAKALARSIDCSVRRIQFTPDLLPSDITGVSIWDQQRKEFEFKPGAIFSQIVIGDEINRASPKTQSALLESLEERQVTIDGTTYELPSPFMVVATQNPVEMEGTYPLPEAQRDRFMARVSVGYPSPEAELQMLDVHGGVSPLEDMQPVAHAHEIVKLIEAVRNVHVAETVRRYAVDLVGATRTHPDLRLGASPRATLHLLRAARATAALNGREYALPDDIQSLAVSILAHRLLPTAQAQLNRRTPEQVVQEILQRTPVPQAPQAQSGYGSVHTAPAYPQQPPRRLG; from the coding sequence GTGACGACCTATGACGATCGAGCGAGCCTCACTGATCTGACCAGCACTGTGGAGCGAGTCCGCAGTTCGGTCGAAGGAGTGATCGAGGGCAAGCCTGAGGTCGTACGGCTTTCGCTGACAGTGCTGCTCGCCGAGGGACATCTTCTGATCGAAGACGTACCCGGCGTCGGCAAGACCATGCTGGCCAAGGCACTGGCGCGGTCCATCGACTGCTCGGTGCGGCGTATCCAGTTCACGCCGGACCTGCTGCCGTCGGACATCACGGGTGTGTCCATCTGGGACCAGCAGCGCAAGGAGTTCGAGTTCAAACCGGGCGCGATCTTCTCGCAGATCGTGATCGGCGACGAGATCAACCGTGCCTCGCCGAAGACGCAGTCCGCGCTCCTGGAGTCCCTGGAGGAGCGCCAGGTCACGATCGACGGCACGACGTACGAGCTGCCGAGCCCCTTCATGGTGGTGGCCACGCAGAACCCGGTGGAGATGGAGGGCACCTACCCGCTGCCGGAGGCCCAGCGCGACCGCTTCATGGCGCGCGTCTCCGTCGGCTACCCCAGCCCGGAGGCCGAGCTGCAGATGCTCGACGTCCACGGCGGGGTCTCGCCGCTGGAGGACATGCAGCCGGTGGCGCACGCGCACGAGATCGTGAAGCTGATCGAGGCCGTCCGTAACGTGCACGTCGCGGAAACGGTCCGGCGGTACGCGGTGGACCTGGTCGGCGCCACCCGCACCCATCCGGACCTCAGACTCGGCGCCTCGCCGCGCGCCACGCTGCACCTGCTGCGCGCGGCGAGGGCGACCGCCGCCCTGAACGGCCGGGAGTACGCCCTGCCGGACGACATCCAGTCGCTGGCCGTCTCCATCCTCGCCCACCGGCTGCTGCCCACCGCCCAGGCCCAGCTCAACCGGCGTACGCCGGAGCAGGTGGTGCAGGAGATCCTCCAGCGCACGCCCGTGCCGCAGGCCCCCCAGGCGCAGAGCGGCTACGGCTCGGTCCACACCGCGCCCGCGTACCCGCAGCAGCCGCCGCGGAGGCTTGGATGA